One window of the Octopus sinensis linkage group LG9, ASM634580v1, whole genome shotgun sequence genome contains the following:
- the LOC115215404 gene encoding tigger transposable element-derived protein 1-like: MLTISQKNLSKESIVSEELKKKYPDEKDVEFKASQGWFMRFKEQRCYHSIKKQGEIASVDEQAAAKFPNALKKIIEENGFLLAKIFNGNKTGLYCKKLPDHSLISKEKKTIPGYKVSKEHPHYVGRWLIQKHGLLVLFSKIGSSIILSQQQLLILDNAPGHPQNIVNFDPNITVINLPPNTMSLLQPMDQGIIAIFKHYYMKCMLQQAIAATDLNESITLCDFWNRYIYKAVQNIAAAWNDIQSMAKNGVWKKLYPQFVNDFNGFDDVAINKMLVTISKELEMDLEEEDFRFICKRQAAPDERGFDRAS, translated from the exons atgcttacTATTAGtcaaaaaaatctttcaaaagaAAGCATTGTCTCTGAGGAgctgaagaaaaaatatccagATGAGAAAGATGTAGAGTTCAAGGCAAGTCAAGGATGGTTCATGAGATTTAAGGAGCAAAGATGTTATCATTCCATTAAGAAACAAGGTGAAATTGCATCAGTTGACGAACAAGCAGCAGCAAAATTTCctaatgcattaaagaaaatcattGAAGAAAACGGGTTTCTTCTCGCAAAGATTTTTAATGGAAACAAAACTGGATTGTATTGTAAAAAATTGCCAGACCATTCATTGATTTCCAAGGAGAAGAAAACTATTCCAGGCTACAAGGTCTCAAAGGAACATCCCCATTATGTTGGGAG ATGGCTAATTCAAAAGCATGGGTTACTGGTATTGTTTTCAAAGATTGGTTCTTCAATTATTTTATCTCAGCAGCAATTACTTATCTTAGATAATGCTCCTGGCCACCCACAAAACATTGTGAATTTTGACCCCAACATTACTGTCATAAACCTCCCTCCAAACACCATGTCTCTTCTGCAGCCAATGGATCAGGGAATAATTGCTATCTTCAAGCATTACTATATGAAATGTATGCTGCAGCAAGCAATAGCTGCAACTGATCTTAATGAGTCCATCACACTTTGTGACTTTTGGAACAGATATATCTACAAGGCTgtacagaacatagcagcagcatGGAACGATATACAGAGCATGGCTAAGAATGGTGTATGGAAGAAGCTATATCCACAATTTGTGAATGATTTTAATGGGTTTGATGATGTTGCCATCAACAAAATGTTGGTGACTATaagcaaagaactggaaatggatttggaggaggaggatttcagATTTATTTGTAAAAGACAAGCAGCCCCTGATGAACGAGGATTTGATAGAGCTTCATGA